A stretch of DNA from Bacillales bacterium:
CGCTCCGTGCGTCATCAAGGCGTAACTTTTACCGTAAAGAACGTCATCGCCGACAATTCCCGGATGATTTTATTTTACACATTGGATGCCGATCATTTGGACGTGGTAAATCTTGAATCGGTTCAGTTGCTCGATAAAAACAAGGATCCTTTGCCTGCATCTGTCGGATTTGATCCGGACGGGAAACATAAAGGTAAAATTACCGCCAGTTACGGTCCATCCTATCAATTGCAAAGCGCCGTCTATCTCAAAATTCGTTTAACCGAAAGGTCGAAGACGTGGACGGATACGGTTAAAATTCCGCTGGATCTGGCCAAAATCAAAGACATGAAACACGTGCTGCCGGTCAATCAGACGGTTCATTTCGGGCAACAAGCGGTGAGCGTTGAAAAGGGGATTGTTTACCCAACGAGAATCGCCGTTTATGTAAAATTTGATCCAGAAAACTCGAAACGAATCTTTGGTTTTGACCAGTTGCAATTGGTGGACGGAAAGGGTCAGGTTTGGTCTTCGATGCGGGACGGCGTTTCGGCTTCAGGGATCAGCCCAACTGAGCGAATTCTCTATTTCGAAAGCAATTACTTTAGAGAGCCGAAAGCATTATTTTTGGAAGGGCACAACATAAGGGCACTCGATAAGGATAAGTTAGATCTTGTCGTAGATTTAAAGCATCATCAATTGTTGCAAAAACCGGATGACCGCATCGCGTTGACGGATATTACCGAAACGCAAAAAACAATCACGGTTAAGCTGGCGCTTGAGACGGACCCCTCGTGGGATTCCCACCGGAGCTATAACTTGTTTCGTTCGACCTACCGTGATGCCGCCGGGAGAACGTATGAAAACATGCTGCGATCGGGAACGGCAAGCACTGATGAAAATGCCAAACAGTTGATCACATTCACAATAAAAAAAGAACCGTTCCAGGGACCGTTGACGTTTCAGCTTATGGATTATCCGAATCACGTGGAGAAGGCGTTTCGCGTGCGGGTCAAATAAAAAAAAGAACCGGCTCATTCTAAAAGAAAAAAAGAATGAGCGATTCCGTTTCTTTCAAATGCTGAATGTATTCTTCCAATCTGTCGGAGAAGACGACTTGAAGAAGAACAACGATCGTATTCATCGTGGCATGAGCGGCAATCGGGACGACGATGCGTTTCGTCTTTTCGTAGAGAAACGCGAAAACATAGCCCATGGCGACGTAGGTCAGCAAATATGGAAAATCGAGATGAGCAAGGCCGAACAAAAAAGAACTGGCCAGTGCGGCGATTGTAAAATCATAACGCCGGCGCAAGCTGCCGAAAATGACTTTGCGGAACACGACTTCTTCGAGGATGGGTCCGATCACGGCGACGACGATGATGAAAATCGGCATTTGTTTGGCGATTTCGGTGATCATTTTCGTATTTTGCGACGCGTGTCGAACGCCGAGTGCCTGCTCAATGATTCCTGCGGCCATTTGTGTGGCAAATGCCAGCAGGATGCCAAGCACGATCCATTTAAAGGATTGGCCAGCCGAAGCGCGATTTCGGTTCCATTCTGCTCGTTTCATGTCTTTCAATAATAGAAGAAGCACGACGATAAATGCGGTAAGAAAACTGAACATGCTCCATAGGACTTGGGCTTGTGTTTCGTCGAATCCGCCGGCGTACAGCAAAGGTACGCCAATGAATGCTGACAACTGCATCAGGACGTAGGTGGCGAGCACCCACCAGTATCGCTTTGGCAAATGGATTACTCCTTTTTTCGGTTGGATATACTATATGAAAGTATGAGCGAAATCTTCCTATCATGAACAGCATCCTTCTGCAACAAGAAGACGCTGCCTAGTCTTTCCAACCA
This window harbors:
- a CDS encoding DUF4179 domain-containing protein, yielding RSVRHQGVTFTVKNVIADNSRMILFYTLDADHLDVVNLESVQLLDKNKDPLPASVGFDPDGKHKGKITASYGPSYQLQSAVYLKIRLTERSKTWTDTVKIPLDLAKIKDMKHVLPVNQTVHFGQQAVSVEKGIVYPTRIAVYVKFDPENSKRIFGFDQLQLVDGKGQVWSSMRDGVSASGISPTERILYFESNYFREPKALFLEGHNIRALDKDKLDLVVDLKHHQLLQKPDDRIALTDITETQKTITVKLALETDPSWDSHRSYNLFRSTYRDAAGRTYENMLRSGTASTDENAKQLITFTIKKEPFQGPLTFQLMDYPNHVEKAFRVRVK
- a CDS encoding type II CAAX endopeptidase family protein encodes the protein MPKRYWWVLATYVLMQLSAFIGVPLLYAGGFDETQAQVLWSMFSFLTAFIVVLLLLLKDMKRAEWNRNRASAGQSFKWIVLGILLAFATQMAAGIIEQALGVRHASQNTKMITEIAKQMPIFIIVVAVIGPILEEVVFRKVIFGSLRRRYDFTIAALASSFLFGLAHLDFPYLLTYVAMGYVFAFLYEKTKRIVVPIAAHATMNTIVVLLQVVFSDRLEEYIQHLKETESLILFFF